The proteins below are encoded in one region of Pongo pygmaeus isolate AG05252 chromosome 20, NHGRI_mPonPyg2-v2.0_pri, whole genome shotgun sequence:
- the LOC129020376 gene encoding olfactory receptor 7A17-like, with protein sequence MATLVLESSYSHLNHVEPENDTRILGFLLLGLSEEPELQPVMFGLFLSMYLTTVFGNLLIILAISSDSHLHTPMYFFLSNLSFVDICVTSTMVPKTLSNIQTQSKVITYTGCITQMYFFVLFIVLDSLLLTVMAYDRFVAICHPLHYTVIMNPRLCGLLVLASWIMSALNSLIESLMVLPLLFCTDFKIPHFFCELNQVICIACSDTFLNNMVLYLAAVLLGGGCLTGILYSYSKIVSSICAISSAQGKYKAFSTCASHFSVVSLFYCTGLGVYLSSAATHNSLSSATAPVMYTMVTPMLNPFIYSLRNKDIKGALKQFFRRKK encoded by the exons ATGGCAACCCTAGTCCTGGAGTCCTCATACAG TCACCTCAACCACGTGGAACCAGAGAATGATACAAGGATTTTAGGATTTCTTCTTCTGGGACTTTCAGAGGAACCAGAATTGCAGCCCGTTATGTTTGGACTCTTCCTCTCCATGTATCTGACAACTGTGTTTGGAAACCTGCTCATCATCCTGGCCATCAGCTCTGATTCCCACCTtcacacccccatgtacttcttcctctccaacctgTCCTTTGTAGACATCTGTGTTACCTCCACCATGGTCCCAAAGACACTGTCAAACATCCAGACACAGAGCAAAGTCATCACCTATACAGGTTGCATCACCCAGATGTACTTTTTTGTACTCTTTATAGTGTTGGACAGCTTACTGCTGACTGTGATGGCCTATGACCGGTTTGTGGCCATCTGTCACCCCCTGCACTACACAGTCATCATGAACCCTCGGCTCTGTGGGCTGCTGGTTCTGGCGTCCTGGATCATGAGTGCCCTGAATTCCTTGATAGAAAGCTTAATGGTGTTGCCACTGCTCTTTTGTACAGACTTCAAAATCCCCCACTTTTTCTGTGAACTTAATCAGGTAATCTGCATTGCCTGTTCTGACACCTTTCTTAATAACATGGTGTTGTATTTGGCAGCTGTGCTTCTGGGTGGGGGATGCCTCACTGGGATCCTTTATTCTTATTCTAAGATAGTTTCCTCCATATGTGCAATCTCATCAGCTCAGGGGAAGTACAAGGCATTTTCCACCTGTGCATCTCACTTCTCAGTTGTCTCCTTATTTTATTGTACGGGCCTAGGGGTGTACCTTAGTTCTGCTGCAACCCACAACTCACTCTCAAGTGCAACAGCCCCGGTGATGTACACCATGGTCACCCCAATGCTGAACCCCTTCATCTACAGTCTGAGGAATAAAGACATAAAGGGGGCTCTAAAACAATTCttcagaaggaagaaataa